The following are encoded together in the Candidatus Omnitrophota bacterium genome:
- the pyrH gene encoding UMP kinase has translation MNKKAIYKRILLKLSGEALQGRQAHGIDAEMCVSLAAQIKEVIGLGVEVALVVGGGNIFRGQVESARFGLDRSVADYMGMLATVINGLALQNALEHNGIPTRVLTAIEMRAVAEPYIRRRAMRHLEKGRVIIFVAGTGNPYFTTDTAAALRAKEIGAEVILKATKVDGVYTADPVKVKTAKKFSRLKFIDVLKKNLKVMDATATSLCMDNNLPIVVFDLTKPGNIKRVVLGEKIGTTVC, from the coding sequence GTGAATAAAAAAGCCATCTATAAGCGTATTCTTTTAAAGCTAAGCGGCGAAGCCCTTCAAGGGCGCCAGGCGCACGGCATTGACGCTGAGATGTGTGTTTCTTTAGCGGCGCAAATAAAAGAAGTGATCGGCCTTGGCGTGGAAGTCGCTTTAGTTGTTGGTGGCGGCAATATCTTTCGCGGCCAGGTTGAATCAGCGCGTTTTGGCTTGGATCGTTCTGTTGCCGATTATATGGGGATGCTGGCGACTGTCATCAATGGTTTGGCTCTCCAAAATGCTTTAGAACATAACGGAATTCCCACGCGTGTTTTAACCGCCATTGAAATGCGTGCTGTTGCCGAACCTTATATTCGCCGACGGGCTATGCGTCATTTAGAAAAAGGGCGCGTGATCATTTTCGTTGCAGGGACCGGCAATCCTTATTTCACGACTGATACGGCCGCGGCGCTTCGCGCCAAAGAGATCGGCGCGGAAGTTATTTTAAAAGCGACCAAGGTTGATGGTGTTTATACGGCCGATCCCGTTAAGGTAAAAACAGCCAAGAAATTCTCTCGCCTGAAATTTATTGATGTCTTAAAAAAGAATTTAAAAGTCATGGATGCGACGGCAACTAGCCTTTGCATGGATAATAATCTGCCTATTGTTGTTTTTGACCTGACAAAGCCGGGGAATATCAAGCGCGTTGTCTTAGGAGAAAAGATCGGCACGACCGTTTGCTAG
- the frr gene encoding ribosome recycling factor → MKDVVSETELRMKKTMESVSREFSEVRTGRAHPGLIEGMHIDYYGTLTMIKQIANISVPDAKTIVIQPWDISAIAEIEKAVLKSSLGVTPMNDGKIVRLSIPPLSKERRQELAKVVKDMGENGRVSLRTIRRDANEKIKKLKADSVISEDDSFKGQDAVQKLTDKFIAEVEKISESKNKELVDFG, encoded by the coding sequence ATCAAAGATGTTGTCAGCGAAACAGAATTAAGAATGAAGAAAACGATGGAGTCGGTCTCTAGAGAATTCTCAGAAGTCCGTACCGGCCGTGCTCATCCGGGCCTCATCGAGGGAATGCATATCGATTATTACGGAACGCTGACGATGATCAAGCAAATTGCCAACATCTCCGTTCCTGACGCAAAGACAATTGTGATCCAGCCGTGGGATATTTCGGCGATCGCTGAAATAGAAAAGGCAGTTTTAAAATCCAGTTTGGGTGTGACACCGATGAATGACGGGAAGATCGTCCGTCTGTCCATTCCGCCGCTTTCTAAAGAACGCCGTCAAGAATTGGCCAAGGTTGTCAAAGACATGGGGGAAAATGGCCGCGTTTCTTTGCGTACGATCCGCCGCGATGCTAATGAAAAGATCAAAAAGCTTAAAGCGGATAGCGTTATTTCGGAAGACGATAGTTTTAAAGGCCAAGACGCGGTGCAGAAGCTGACGGATAAGTTTATCGCGGAAGTTGAAAAGATCTCGGAATCAAAGAATAAAGAATTAGTCGATTTTGGATAA
- a CDS encoding YvcK family protein: protein MLQTIFKWLYPGMKVKRWLVTSLSGIVVVGIGAIFTTQPYTLVSSFGVIIIICGIVLVVFGIGKMIVSLITLFLPERERDLVNILFERRYLERGPKIVAMGGGHGLSNLLLGLKEYTSNITAIVTVADSGGSSGRLREEFNIVAPGDIRNCLVALADTPALMSQLFQYRFSEKSQLQGHSFGNLFLTAMVQLTGGDFEKAVKESSKVLAIRGKVVPSTVSNVHLVAEYADGKRTEGEAKIPRSNARIKRLSLKPENSKPTADALEAIANAEIIILGPGSLYTSIIPNLIIHGMTEAIVNSSAFKIYVCNVMTQKGETENYGASDHVKAIVEHTSPKIIDACLVNNAIAPPDMLGRYSAENSYPVTPDVEKIKKMDYMVAATDLLGVDDYVRHDAKKLNKALIELIETNRIIKR, encoded by the coding sequence ATGCTGCAGACCATTTTTAAATGGCTTTATCCCGGGATGAAAGTCAAGAGGTGGCTGGTGACCTCGCTTTCCGGCATTGTTGTCGTCGGGATCGGAGCTATTTTTACGACACAGCCGTACACCTTAGTAAGCAGCTTTGGTGTTATTATCATTATTTGCGGGATCGTGCTGGTCGTTTTTGGCATTGGGAAAATGATCGTGTCATTGATCACGCTTTTTCTTCCCGAGCGCGAAAGAGATCTCGTTAATATTCTTTTTGAGCGCCGTTATCTAGAGCGCGGCCCTAAAATTGTGGCGATGGGCGGAGGGCATGGCTTATCCAATCTTTTGTTGGGGTTAAAAGAATATACATCGAATATTACGGCCATTGTAACGGTTGCCGATAGCGGCGGTTCGTCGGGTCGTTTGCGCGAAGAATTCAATATTGTCGCTCCCGGTGACATTAGAAATTGTTTAGTGGCGCTTGCCGATACGCCGGCTTTGATGAGCCAATTATTTCAGTACCGGTTTTCCGAAAAATCTCAGCTTCAAGGGCATAGCTTCGGAAATCTTTTTTTAACAGCGATGGTCCAGTTAACCGGCGGAGATTTTGAAAAGGCTGTTAAAGAGTCAAGTAAGGTTTTGGCGATCCGAGGCAAAGTTGTTCCGTCAACCGTGAGCAATGTTCACTTAGTTGCGGAATACGCCGATGGGAAGCGTACGGAAGGGGAAGCAAAGATCCCCAGGTCCAATGCGCGTATTAAACGTTTATCTTTAAAGCCGGAAAATTCTAAGCCGACCGCTGATGCCTTAGAAGCCATTGCCAATGCCGAGATCATTATTTTGGGCCCGGGAAGTCTATATACGAGCATTATCCCTAATTTGATCATTCATGGTATGACGGAAGCTATTGTGAATTCTTCGGCGTTTAAGATCTATGTGTGCAATGTGATGACCCAAAAAGGCGAAACAGAGAATTACGGTGCCAGTGATCATGTTAAAGCCATTGTTGAGCATACATCGCCTAAGATCATAGATGCGTGTTTAGTAAATAACGCGATCGCGCCTCCGGATATGCTGGGCCGGTACAGCGCGGAAAATTCGTATCCGGTCACCCCGGATGTTGAAAAAATAAAAAAAATGGATTATATGGTTGCGGCGACGGATTTGCTGGGTGTTGACGATTATGTCCGTCACGATGCCAAAAAGTTAAATAAAGCCCTTATTGAACTCATCGAAACGAATAGGATCATAAAAAGATAA
- a CDS encoding HPr family phosphocarrier protein produces MPKIEKEVMIGNPQGLHARPAALFVQLASKFDSMITVRRGAERVSGKSIMGILMLAAGKNAKVTIEADGEDAQQAVDELERFLIQNE; encoded by the coding sequence ATGCCCAAAATCGAAAAAGAAGTTATGATCGGAAATCCTCAGGGCCTTCACGCAAGGCCGGCAGCCTTGTTTGTTCAGCTGGCTTCCAAGTTTGATTCTATGATCACGGTGCGGCGGGGCGCAGAAAGAGTAAGCGGAAAATCCATTATGGGAATTTTGATGTTAGCGGCGGGAAAAAACGCAAAGGTTACGATCGAGGCTGACGGTGAAGATGCTCAGCAAGCGGTTGATGAATTAGAAAGGTTTTTAATTCAAAATGAGTGA
- a CDS encoding translation elongation factor Ts: MAVSATDIKELREMTSCGVIECKKALEEAKGDKGKAKEILQKRGLEIAAKKSSRTANEGRVEAYIHLGSKIGVLLEVNCETDFVARNEDFCRFTKDVAMQIAATAPKYIKKDDIPADILKEQKNPDVFVKEHCLLDQAYIKDPSMNIQGYLNSLVAKIGENISIGRFIRYKVGEGE, translated from the coding sequence ATGGCTGTCTCTGCAACAGATATCAAGGAATTACGAGAGATGACCTCGTGCGGTGTTATCGAATGTAAAAAAGCTTTAGAAGAGGCCAAGGGCGACAAGGGCAAGGCCAAAGAAATTTTACAAAAAAGAGGCTTAGAAATAGCGGCGAAAAAAAGCAGCCGCACGGCCAATGAAGGGCGCGTGGAAGCGTATATTCATTTAGGTTCCAAAATCGGTGTTCTTTTAGAAGTTAACTGCGAAACTGATTTTGTGGCGCGTAATGAAGATTTCTGCCGGTTCACCAAGGACGTGGCTATGCAAATTGCCGCGACCGCTCCGAAATACATCAAAAAAGACGATATTCCTGCCGATATCTTGAAGGAACAAAAAAATCCTGATGTCTTTGTTAAAGAGCATTGCCTTTTAGATCAGGCGTATATCAAAGATCCTTCGATGAATATTCAAGGGTATCTTAATTCTTTGGTCGCTAAGATCGGTGAAAATATATCGATCGGCCGTTTTATCCGTTATAAGGTCGGTGAAGGTGAATAA
- a CDS encoding PTS sugar transporter subunit IIA, which produces MFVTEGGTSMKIGDFLCDEAVTADLKGTTKKDVIEELVDLLIEAKAVEKKNKAKLVEILMAREALGSTAIGQGVAIPHGKCEYVTELKAALGISKKGVDFDSLDGEPAYIFFLLIAPADSAGPHLKALARISRLLKDRYFRESLKQAKDEKSILKFISQEDKRAL; this is translated from the coding sequence ATGTTTGTTACCGAAGGAGGTACGTCCATGAAGATCGGTGATTTTCTCTGCGATGAGGCCGTGACGGCGGATTTAAAAGGGACGACCAAAAAAGATGTTATTGAAGAATTAGTTGATTTACTCATTGAAGCGAAAGCAGTTGAAAAAAAGAACAAAGCCAAACTTGTCGAGATTTTAATGGCCCGAGAAGCCTTAGGTTCAACGGCGATCGGCCAAGGCGTTGCCATTCCTCATGGCAAATGCGAATATGTTACCGAATTAAAAGCTGCTTTAGGCATTAGCAAAAAAGGCGTTGATTTTGATTCTCTCGATGGAGAGCCCGCCTATATATTTTTCTTGCTCATTGCTCCCGCCGACTCTGCCGGGCCGCATTTAAAAGCCTTAGCTCGGATATCGCGTCTGCTCAAAGACAGATATTTCAGAGAAAGTTTAAAGCAGGCCAAAGACGAGAAAAGCATCTTAAAGTTTATATCTCAAGAAGATAAAAGAGCTCTTTAA
- a CDS encoding alpha-amylase/4-alpha-glucanotransferase domain-containing protein has product MVNLLLAMHNHQPVGNFDGVFKEAYEKSYRPFLDVLERHPKIKVALHYTGSLLDWLEKNEPGFIARIKKLVKEGRVEIFGGGYYEPILTVIPHQDAEAQLNLLTEKVKKLFGYEAKGAWIAERVWEPKMPVLFSNCNLDYGIVDDSHFTMVGKKPEELSGFYETEDEGKRFNLFACCEQLRYVIPFGKPEKTIEYLKAREQDCPEVTIAYGDDGEKFGLWPGTYKWVYEEGWLEKFFTILEQNSSWLQTMTFKEYYDTHLPTDRVYLPCASYREMLEWSKGFYRNFMVKYPEVNLMHKRMLQVSHKIDTAKNLTKSETTKARKHLLMAQANDAYWHGVFGGLYHNHLRSAVYQNLIKAESLLDAATKRKPAVQLREVDVDYDGDKEIIIETKNNNFYLKPNAGATLFGWDVKDKTWNLVNTISRKEEIYHKKIREKNKSKEKEPQSKEGIATIHDNFVQKQDDLVNFLFYDKNPRHCLVDHFLSNDIEVAQFFNSSYEECGDFSTDRYEAAIKKHGSIDEIVMSCRGHINHYLSNLTKKISPTEHGLMVRYDIKNLESKEVIDATFGVEFNFSLYDKELAAMGQILQKDHLQVRDQWNSFVIDFKLSQKANVAHYSVETVSDSETGIEKTYQQLCVVLLWPLKINPNESWSVNFSMTA; this is encoded by the coding sequence ATGGTCAATCTTCTCTTAGCGATGCATAATCATCAACCCGTCGGAAATTTTGACGGTGTTTTTAAAGAGGCTTACGAAAAATCATATAGGCCTTTTCTTGATGTTCTTGAGCGTCATCCAAAGATCAAGGTTGCGCTTCACTATACGGGAAGCCTGCTGGATTGGCTGGAAAAAAATGAACCGGGATTTATCGCACGGATCAAAAAGTTGGTTAAGGAAGGGCGAGTGGAGATTTTTGGAGGCGGCTACTATGAGCCGATCCTTACCGTTATTCCTCATCAAGATGCCGAGGCTCAGTTAAATTTATTGACGGAAAAGGTCAAGAAACTTTTTGGTTATGAAGCAAAAGGTGCTTGGATCGCCGAGAGAGTTTGGGAACCGAAGATGCCCGTTTTGTTCTCAAATTGTAATTTAGATTACGGCATCGTGGATGATTCGCATTTTACCATGGTGGGCAAAAAACCCGAGGAGCTAAGCGGATTTTACGAGACGGAAGATGAGGGGAAACGCTTTAATTTATTCGCATGTTGCGAACAACTGCGTTATGTCATTCCGTTCGGAAAGCCGGAAAAAACGATCGAATATTTAAAAGCGCGTGAGCAAGATTGCCCGGAAGTGACGATCGCCTACGGGGATGACGGCGAGAAATTCGGCCTTTGGCCGGGAACTTACAAATGGGTTTATGAAGAAGGTTGGCTAGAGAAGTTTTTTACTATTCTCGAGCAAAATAGTTCTTGGCTTCAAACGATGACGTTTAAGGAATACTACGATACACATTTACCGACGGATCGCGTCTATCTTCCATGCGCCAGCTACCGGGAAATGCTGGAATGGTCGAAAGGCTTCTATCGGAATTTTATGGTTAAATATCCGGAAGTTAATTTAATGCATAAGCGCATGCTTCAAGTGAGCCATAAGATCGATACGGCGAAGAATTTGACCAAATCAGAAACTACGAAAGCCAGAAAGCACCTTTTAATGGCGCAAGCTAATGACGCCTATTGGCACGGAGTTTTTGGCGGGCTTTATCATAATCATTTACGAAGTGCTGTTTATCAAAATCTCATCAAGGCGGAAAGCCTTCTTGATGCCGCAACGAAAAGAAAGCCGGCTGTTCAATTGCGCGAAGTGGACGTAGATTACGACGGAGATAAGGAAATCATTATCGAGACAAAGAATAATAATTTTTATCTTAAGCCTAATGCGGGCGCGACGCTTTTTGGCTGGGACGTTAAAGACAAGACGTGGAATTTGGTTAATACGATCAGCCGTAAAGAAGAGATCTATCACAAAAAAATCCGGGAAAAAAATAAGTCAAAAGAAAAAGAGCCCCAATCTAAAGAGGGCATTGCCACCATTCACGATAATTTTGTCCAAAAGCAAGACGACCTTGTGAATTTCCTTTTTTATGATAAAAATCCGCGACATTGCCTGGTGGACCATTTTCTTTCCAATGACATTGAAGTTGCGCAATTCTTTAATAGCAGTTATGAAGAGTGTGGTGATTTTTCTACGGACCGCTATGAAGCGGCGATCAAAAAACACGGTTCCATTGATGAGATTGTTATGTCGTGTCGAGGGCATATCAATCATTATTTGTCGAATTTAACTAAAAAGATCTCTCCCACGGAACATGGGCTGATGGTCCGTTATGATATAAAGAATTTGGAATCTAAAGAAGTAATTGACGCGACCTTTGGCGTTGAATTTAATTTCTCTCTTTATGATAAAGAATTGGCGGCCATGGGGCAGATCTTACAAAAAGACCATTTGCAAGTTCGCGACCAGTGGAATTCGTTCGTGATCGATTTTAAATTAAGCCAAAAGGCGAATGTGGCGCATTATTCGGTGGAAACAGTTTCGGATTCCGAGACGGGAATTGAAAAAACCTATCAACAGCTTTGCGTTGTTCTTCTTTGGCCTTTGAAGATAAATCCGAATGAATCATGGTCCGTTAATTTTTCCATGACAGCCTGA
- the ptsP gene encoding phosphoenolpyruvate--protein phosphotransferase, with translation MSEIVLKGIPAAPGVACGPAFILDKQDFIIPPRAIMDQEIPIEIARFEEALMKTRDEIVVIQKKISEEMDTHHAQIFDAHLLVLEDRTLIEEVIKRVKKEKLSVEFIFSKVLKKYIKVFSNIQDEYLRERTSDVNDVGRRILKNLVDESKLHELDNLQEQLVIVAHDLSPSDTASMYNKNIIAFATDSGGRTSHTAIMAKSLGIPAVVGLKDATLRVTNQDFVIVDGRMGLLIINPTEATVTVYRHEQDRIEALRDRFDDIKDLPAETTDGKKVKISANLELPEEIPMVLKNGADGIGLYRTEYFYMNRMDLPSEEEQFEAYKHVAQAVLPHPVNIRTLDLGGDKFISSLQIPHDMHPFLGWRAIRFCLARPDIFKTQLRAILRASAYGKLKMMYPMISGCWELRQANVILNEVKENLREEKAPFDENMEVGVMIEVPSAALTADLLAKDANFFSIGTNDLIQYTLAVDRANEQVADLYEPGHPAVLRLIKSVIDSGHQNKLEVSLCGEMSSEPALALLLLGLGLDVFSMPPFNILQIKKLIRSVSFQDAQKVVAQAMTFSTGQEVEEFSRLKLRELAPQIVNADNGGRKA, from the coding sequence ATGAGTGAAATCGTTTTAAAAGGAATTCCGGCGGCTCCGGGGGTTGCATGCGGCCCGGCGTTTATTTTGGATAAACAGGACTTTATTATCCCGCCTCGGGCCATTATGGACCAGGAGATCCCCATTGAGATCGCGCGCTTTGAAGAGGCATTGATGAAAACGCGTGATGAGATCGTCGTGATCCAAAAAAAGATCTCCGAAGAAATGGATACGCATCACGCCCAGATCTTTGATGCCCATCTTTTGGTCTTAGAAGACCGGACTCTCATCGAAGAAGTGATCAAGCGCGTAAAAAAAGAGAAATTATCCGTCGAATTCATATTTTCTAAGGTTTTAAAGAAATACATTAAAGTGTTCTCTAATATTCAGGATGAATATTTGCGCGAGCGTACCAGCGACGTCAATGACGTGGGCCGGCGTATTTTAAAGAATTTAGTTGATGAATCAAAATTGCACGAACTGGATAATTTGCAAGAACAGCTGGTCATTGTCGCGCACGATCTTTCTCCGTCAGACACGGCTAGCATGTATAACAAGAACATCATTGCCTTTGCTACCGATAGCGGCGGACGAACTTCGCATACGGCTATTATGGCAAAATCTTTAGGGATCCCGGCGGTGGTTGGCCTTAAAGATGCGACACTGCGCGTTACTAATCAAGATTTTGTTATTGTCGACGGACGCATGGGGCTTTTGATCATTAACCCGACCGAAGCGACCGTGACCGTTTATCGCCACGAACAAGACAGAATCGAAGCCTTAAGAGACCGCTTTGATGATATTAAAGATTTGCCGGCGGAAACAACAGACGGAAAGAAAGTTAAGATCTCTGCTAATTTGGAACTGCCGGAAGAAATTCCTATGGTTTTAAAGAACGGCGCCGATGGCATCGGATTATACCGAACGGAATATTTCTATATGAATCGCATGGATCTTCCGTCCGAAGAAGAGCAGTTTGAGGCCTACAAACATGTCGCGCAGGCTGTTCTGCCGCATCCGGTCAATATCCGCACCCTGGATTTGGGCGGAGATAAATTCATTTCCAGCTTACAAATTCCGCATGATATGCACCCCTTTCTAGGCTGGAGGGCCATTCGCTTTTGTTTAGCGCGTCCGGATATTTTCAAAACACAGTTACGGGCTATTTTAAGGGCGTCCGCTTACGGTAAATTAAAAATGATGTATCCGATGATCTCCGGTTGCTGGGAATTGCGCCAGGCCAATGTGATCTTAAATGAGGTCAAAGAAAATTTACGCGAAGAAAAAGCCCCCTTTGATGAAAATATGGAAGTTGGCGTTATGATCGAGGTCCCTTCGGCGGCGTTAACGGCCGATCTTTTAGCCAAAGACGCTAATTTCTTTAGCATTGGAACTAATGACCTTATTCAATATACGCTGGCGGTTGATCGGGCCAATGAACAGGTGGCGGATCTTTATGAGCCCGGACATCCCGCGGTTTTACGCCTGATAAAAAGCGTTATTGATTCCGGGCATCAGAACAAACTTGAGGTAAGCCTTTGCGGAGAAATGTCCAGCGAACCGGCCTTGGCGCTTTTGCTTTTAGGGTTAGGATTGGATGTTTTTAGCATGCCGCCATTTAATATTTTGCAGATCAAAAAACTTATTCGAAGCGTA